In one window of Halomarina pelagica DNA:
- a CDS encoding M20/M25/M40 family metallo-hydrolase translates to MDGPQREFLDDLLSTHSPAGFESPALRAWVDYVSEFADDVSVDAYGNAVATCEGGSESDRSIAFGGHADEIGLMIRDIDDDGFLALTRVGGADRTVVRGQHVVVHADEPIPGVVGGTAIHLRDRDDDAVPEIRESYVDIGVGSREEAEELVEVGDPITIVGRVEALQGTRLAARGMDNRVGIWAAAEGLRRAAARDAEVTVHAVATVQEELGANGARMVGFDLAPDAFVAVDVTHATDAPKTPSERVSTVKLGEGPVVVRGSANHPGLVAGVRSVAAAEGIDVQLEAAGSATGTDADAVFVSRGGIPSANVGLPNRYMHTPVEVIDTDDLDALAELLGAVGASAAGFDLTAGL, encoded by the coding sequence ATGGACGGACCGCAGCGCGAGTTCCTCGACGACCTCCTCTCGACGCACAGCCCCGCGGGGTTCGAGTCGCCCGCGCTCCGCGCGTGGGTGGACTACGTCTCCGAGTTCGCCGACGACGTGAGCGTCGACGCCTACGGGAACGCCGTCGCCACCTGCGAGGGCGGTAGCGAGAGCGACCGATCGATCGCCTTCGGCGGCCACGCCGACGAGATCGGTCTGATGATACGGGACATCGACGACGACGGCTTCCTCGCGCTGACGCGCGTCGGCGGGGCCGACAGGACCGTCGTGCGCGGCCAGCACGTCGTCGTTCACGCCGACGAGCCGATCCCGGGCGTCGTGGGGGGGACGGCGATCCACCTGCGCGACCGCGACGACGACGCGGTCCCCGAGATCCGCGAGAGCTACGTCGACATCGGCGTCGGCTCGCGGGAGGAAGCGGAGGAACTCGTCGAGGTGGGCGATCCGATCACGATCGTCGGGCGCGTCGAGGCGTTGCAGGGGACGCGCCTCGCGGCGCGCGGGATGGACAACCGCGTCGGGATCTGGGCGGCGGCCGAGGGGTTGCGCCGGGCCGCGGCGCGCGACGCCGAGGTCACCGTCCACGCCGTCGCCACGGTGCAGGAGGAACTCGGCGCGAACGGCGCGCGCATGGTCGGCTTCGACCTCGCGCCGGACGCGTTCGTCGCGGTGGACGTCACCCACGCGACCGACGCGCCGAAGACGCCCTCGGAGAGAGTGTCGACCGTGAAGCTCGGCGAGGGACCGGTCGTCGTCCGCGGCAGCGCGAACCACCCGGGGCTCGTGGCGGGCGTCCGCTCGGTCGCGGCGGCGGAGGGGATCGACGTGCAGCTGGAGGCGGCGGGGAGTGCCACCGGCACGGACGCCGACGCCGTCTTCGTCTCGCGCGGCGGGATCCCCTCGGCGAACGTCGGGCTGCCCAACCGCTACATGCACACGCCCGTCGAGGTGATCGACACCGACGACCTCGACGCGCTCGCGGAACTGCTCGGCGCGGTCGGCGCGAGCGCGGCGGGGTTCGACCTGACGGCCGGGCTCTGA
- a CDS encoding ABC transporter substrate-binding protein has product MADNHKRETDVGRSAAASLTRRGFVAAGTAAGAGLLAGCTGGGDGSGNGQPSGGNDSSGDGGGDGGGGGGGGSFSAEVTVTHWPILLYAPPYQMAMENGYFEEEGLEITSVVGSSGGGTTVRNVVTGGLPFGEVATPAAVKAYYAGAPLKIVAGTTNTPGTINWVAPKGSDVTSIADLKGKTVGFTSAGSVTQNTSALAVKYAEGIDPDEVEFKAMGGVSEGLTAVSEGSIAAAANLDPIFSKQQQEDSWQVVFWAKDYISTFQQTCVIAGPDIMEERPDAIRGFLRARARGVEFIRENPKEAAEIFASYNDGYDVSVMRKSFENVEPENYYTTNEFSVEGLQRIEEGMRNIGLIDREVEWTKIATQEFLPEEKRVDLSKAEG; this is encoded by the coding sequence ATGGCAGACAATCACAAACGCGAAACCGACGTCGGGCGTTCCGCTGCGGCGTCGCTCACCCGCCGCGGGTTCGTCGCCGCGGGGACGGCGGCGGGCGCGGGCCTCCTCGCGGGGTGTACGGGCGGGGGGGACGGATCGGGGAACGGACAGCCGTCGGGTGGTAACGATTCCTCGGGGGACGGCGGTGGCGACGGTGGCGGCGGTGGGGGCGGGGGGTCGTTCTCGGCGGAAGTGACGGTCACCCACTGGCCGATCCTGCTGTACGCGCCGCCGTACCAGATGGCGATGGAGAACGGGTACTTCGAGGAGGAGGGACTCGAGATCACGAGCGTCGTCGGCTCCAGCGGCGGGGGGACGACCGTCAGAAACGTCGTCACCGGCGGTCTCCCGTTCGGCGAGGTGGCGACGCCGGCCGCGGTCAAGGCGTACTACGCCGGCGCGCCGCTGAAGATCGTCGCGGGGACGACGAACACGCCGGGGACGATCAACTGGGTCGCACCGAAGGGGTCCGACGTGACGTCGATCGCCGACCTGAAGGGGAAGACCGTCGGGTTCACCAGCGCGGGATCGGTCACGCAGAACACCTCGGCGCTCGCGGTGAAGTACGCCGAGGGGATCGACCCCGACGAGGTCGAGTTCAAGGCGATGGGGGGTGTCAGCGAGGGGTTGACGGCCGTGAGCGAAGGTTCGATCGCGGCGGCCGCGAACCTCGATCCGATCTTCTCCAAGCAACAGCAGGAGGACAGCTGGCAGGTCGTCTTCTGGGCGAAGGACTACATCTCGACGTTCCAGCAGACCTGCGTCATCGCGGGACCGGACATCATGGAGGAACGTCCCGACGCGATCCGGGGGTTCCTCAGGGCGCGAGCGCGCGGCGTCGAGTTCATCAGGGAGAACCCGAAGGAGGCGGCCGAGATCTTCGCCTCCTACAACGACGGCTACGACGTATCGGTGATGCGGAAGTCGTTCGAGAACGTCGAGCCGGAGAACTACTACACGACCAACGAGTTCAGCGTCGAGGGGTTACAGCGCATCGAGGAGGGCATGCGGAACATCGGCCTCATCGACCGGGAAGTCGAGTGGACGAAGATCGCAACCCAGGAGTTCCTGCCCGAGGAGAAACGCGTCGACCTCTCGAAGGCCGAAGGATGA
- a CDS encoding ABC transporter ATP-binding protein — protein MTLEVDAVTKTYGLGDERTSTITALDGIDLTVAEGEFVSIIGPTGCGKSTLFEIIGGLVEPTDGEVRLQGDPIAGPDPRIGMVFQDHSTFPWLSVRENVEFGLRMNGVAKSEYRARAEEMLDLVGLSGFEDARPGELSGGMNQRVAIARTLVMGPELILMDEPFGALDEQTRLILGGELLRIWRETGATILFVTHNINEAVQLSDRIAVMSARPGRFKTVVENALPRPRDDDAMGTEAFNEIVRKLWGELKEESRRGMEQTARVEG, from the coding sequence ATGACGCTCGAAGTCGACGCCGTGACGAAGACCTACGGACTGGGAGACGAACGGACGAGCACCATCACCGCGCTCGACGGCATCGATCTCACGGTCGCCGAGGGGGAGTTCGTCTCGATCATCGGGCCGACCGGTTGCGGCAAGAGCACGCTGTTCGAGATCATCGGCGGCCTCGTCGAACCGACCGACGGCGAGGTCCGACTCCAGGGCGATCCGATCGCCGGTCCCGACCCGCGGATCGGGATGGTGTTTCAGGACCACAGCACGTTCCCGTGGCTCTCCGTGCGAGAGAACGTCGAGTTCGGACTCCGGATGAACGGCGTCGCGAAGTCCGAGTACCGAGCGCGCGCCGAGGAGATGCTCGACCTCGTGGGCCTGTCCGGGTTCGAGGACGCCCGCCCCGGCGAACTCTCCGGCGGAATGAACCAGCGCGTCGCCATCGCCCGGACCCTGGTGATGGGACCGGAACTCATCCTCATGGACGAACCGTTCGGCGCGCTCGACGAACAGACCCGCCTCATCCTCGGCGGGGAGTTGCTTCGCATCTGGCGCGAGACCGGCGCGACCATCCTCTTCGTCACGCACAACATCAACGAGGCCGTCCAGCTCTCGGACCGGATCGCGGTGATGAGCGCTCGCCCCGGCCGGTTCAAGACGGTCGTCGAAAACGCCCTCCCGCGGCCCCGGGACGACGACGCGATGGGAACGGAGGCGTTCAACGAGATCGTCCGGAAACTCTGGGGTGAGCTGAAGGAGGAGAGCCGACGCGGGATGGAACAGACGGCTCGCGTCGAGGGGTGA
- a CDS encoding ABC transporter permease, whose translation MSTVSTRLPVVGGLTRGQRVRVAQTLLVGSLLATVEFAPRLGLIGPTTLIPLSEMVGELVRLLVSGELTPHIVQTFSAVFGAFALAAVTGLPAGVVLWRVDRLKRVLDPYLLIYYAVPFFAFYPLLISVMGLGILPILTIAWGFSVVIMVTNTASGLAEIPEVYVQAGRDMNLTDWQLLRYVYLPASVPYVFTGLKLGFIYALIGTIASEFILAESGLGWLISYDYNNFDVRGMYAAMLLVVLLALAVNATLTAVERRLYRRVRR comes from the coding sequence ATGAGCACCGTATCCACGCGCCTCCCTGTCGTCGGGGGACTGACGCGCGGTCAGCGCGTCAGGGTGGCGCAGACGCTCCTCGTCGGCTCGCTCCTCGCGACCGTCGAGTTCGCGCCTCGCCTCGGGCTGATCGGCCCGACGACGCTCATCCCCCTCTCGGAGATGGTCGGCGAACTCGTTCGACTGCTCGTCTCGGGCGAGTTGACCCCGCACATCGTCCAGACGTTCTCGGCGGTGTTCGGCGCGTTCGCGCTCGCGGCCGTCACCGGCCTCCCGGCCGGCGTGGTCCTCTGGCGCGTCGATCGCCTCAAGCGGGTGCTCGATCCCTACCTGCTGATCTATTACGCGGTCCCGTTCTTCGCGTTCTATCCCCTGCTCATCTCCGTGATGGGACTCGGCATCCTCCCGATTCTCACCATCGCCTGGGGGTTCAGCGTCGTCATCATGGTGACGAACACGGCCTCTGGACTGGCCGAGATCCCGGAGGTGTACGTGCAGGCGGGCCGCGACATGAACCTCACCGACTGGCAACTGCTCAGATACGTCTACCTGCCGGCGTCGGTGCCGTACGTGTTCACCGGGCTGAAGCTCGGGTTCATCTACGCGCTGATCGGGACGATCGCGAGCGAGTTTATCCTCGCCGAGAGCGGACTCGGGTGGCTCATCTCCTACGACTACAACAACTTCGACGTTCGGGGGATGTACGCCGCGATGCTGCTGGTCGTCCTGCTCGCGCTGGCCGTGAACGCGACGCTGACCGCCGTCGAGCGCCGCCTCTACCGGAGGGTTCGGCGATGA
- a CDS encoding ABC transporter permease, with protein sequence MSVGFDPRRLPLDGVTVGRLAVPIALLLLWQVLAMTTSGFALATPAESVAALLDGLRRGWLLDGFRRTMAELLAAYALAVVTGVWVGVALGLDDFWADVFEPLLLGTYSIPKVTLFPVFLFVFQLGMDSKIAFGWFHGVFPIAILTLSAMATVRDEHLKVARSLGLSRWQTFREVIVPSILPGLVIGLRLGFNLTFLGVILGEMFAARAGLGYELVEYIVGLQVDRMLAIILVLVLVATAVNLGFFALEGRLADGGGERADVRL encoded by the coding sequence ATGAGCGTCGGGTTCGATCCCCGGCGACTTCCGCTCGACGGCGTGACCGTCGGGCGGCTCGCGGTCCCGATCGCCCTCCTGCTGCTCTGGCAGGTGCTGGCGATGACGACGAGCGGGTTCGCGCTGGCGACGCCCGCCGAGTCCGTCGCGGCGCTCCTCGATGGGTTGCGCCGCGGCTGGCTCCTCGACGGCTTCCGCCGGACGATGGCCGAACTGCTCGCGGCGTACGCCCTCGCGGTCGTCACGGGCGTCTGGGTCGGCGTCGCCCTCGGGCTCGACGACTTCTGGGCGGACGTGTTCGAGCCGCTCCTGCTCGGCACCTACTCCATCCCGAAGGTGACGCTGTTTCCCGTCTTCCTGTTCGTCTTTCAGCTCGGCATGGACTCGAAGATCGCCTTCGGCTGGTTCCACGGCGTCTTTCCGATCGCCATCCTCACGCTGAGCGCGATGGCGACCGTCCGCGACGAGCACCTGAAGGTCGCGCGTTCGCTCGGCCTCTCGCGCTGGCAGACGTTCCGCGAGGTGATCGTCCCCTCGATCCTCCCCGGCCTGGTCATCGGTCTCCGGCTGGGGTTCAACCTCACCTTCCTCGGGGTGATCCTCGGCGAGATGTTCGCCGCGCGCGCGGGGCTGGGCTACGAACTCGTCGAGTACATCGTCGGACTGCAGGTCGATCGCATGCTCGCGATCATCCTCGTGCTCGTGCTCGTCGCCACCGCCGTCAACCTCGGCTTCTTCGCGCTAGAGGGACGGCTCGCCGACGGTGGCGGGGAACGCGCCGACGTCCGGCTCTGA
- a CDS encoding isochorismatase family protein, protein MEDAPDAETRAVYDRRAFGRDVGFGDRPALVVVDLIEAFTDPETNLGSNVDSVVESTRRLLAAFRERDLPRYFTTVAYEESYGDAGVFVEKVPALRELRLGTDAVRVDERIAPREGERVILKKYASAFFGTDLSTELTTDGVDTLVVAGVTTSGCVRATAVDSLQHGYRTIVPRDAVGDRAEGPHRANLFDIAAKYGDVVTTDEVLAELETLGRE, encoded by the coding sequence ATGGAGGACGCACCGGACGCAGAGACCCGGGCCGTCTACGACCGCCGGGCGTTCGGCCGCGACGTGGGCTTCGGCGACCGCCCCGCGCTCGTCGTCGTCGACCTCATCGAGGCGTTCACGGACCCCGAGACGAACCTCGGATCGAACGTCGACTCGGTGGTCGAGTCGACCCGTCGCCTCCTCGCGGCGTTCCGCGAGCGCGACCTGCCGCGATACTTCACGACGGTCGCCTACGAGGAGTCCTACGGCGACGCGGGGGTGTTCGTCGAGAAGGTCCCCGCGCTGCGCGAACTCCGACTCGGCACCGACGCGGTCCGCGTGGACGAGCGCATCGCGCCGCGGGAGGGCGAGCGCGTGATCCTGAAGAAGTACGCGAGCGCCTTCTTCGGCACCGACCTCTCGACGGAGCTGACGACCGACGGGGTCGACACGCTGGTCGTCGCGGGCGTCACGACCAGCGGCTGCGTCCGGGCGACCGCCGTCGACAGCCTCCAGCACGGCTACCGGACGATCGTTCCGCGCGACGCGGTCGGCGACCGGGCGGAGGGACCACACCGCGCGAACCTGTTCGACATCGCCGCGAAGTACGGCGACGTGGTGACGACCGACGAGGTGCTGGCGGAACTGGAGACACTCGGTCGAGAGTGA
- a CDS encoding hydantoinase B/oxoprolinase family protein, whose translation MSTEPDFVGEHDVDQTTLDIVESTLANTRYEMDRVVETTAISPVIREQSDQFPMMADRKGRMIMGQFGSAIEDIIANAPFGWDDLNDGDVIATNDPYMCEGAISHTPDVLLLRPIFYEGDLVGFSSQWGNLMDVGGKTPGSIPIDASTIFEEGVRLPPTKLYREGVFDEGVLETFKHNTRLPAHAEADIKALAAGTATAEARIQELCARFGRDTYLEACDAILDRTREGVTRLIRDLLPEGETFVFEDYADDDGRGHGPIKLHMELYREGDELFVDWTGTDEQVPGTVNFLLNENMFKMFVGVFLIMAFDPQLTFNDGFYDRINVEIPEGTVLKPEFPAALGNRLTLMARHFDILQAVFSDALGEQFSVAGSYGTSPNLVYAGTDSDGNDFQLLEILYGGIPARPGGDGLDGHSWWPLFKTVPVEYQEAYYPLTVEEYSARADTGGAGEFRGGHGVRKVYTFEEDGAITFQDDRAVTYPYGVDGGSHAQPSRKRLLRTDGTEEELPSKVENVAVRAGDRLVFETAGGGGLGDPLGRDPDLVAREVERGLISADAAREEYGVVVEDGRPVADETESLRARLRGEREELPQFDFGPLPDEETLAEQIAEERRAFDARRE comes from the coding sequence ATGAGTACCGAACCGGACTTCGTCGGGGAGCACGACGTCGACCAGACCACGCTCGACATCGTCGAGAGTACGCTCGCGAACACCCGCTACGAGATGGACCGCGTCGTCGAGACGACGGCCATCTCGCCGGTGATCCGCGAGCAGTCGGACCAGTTCCCGATGATGGCCGACCGGAAAGGCCGCATGATCATGGGGCAGTTCGGCAGCGCCATCGAGGACATCATCGCCAACGCGCCGTTCGGCTGGGACGACCTGAACGACGGCGACGTGATCGCCACGAACGACCCCTACATGTGCGAGGGGGCGATCTCGCACACGCCGGACGTGCTGCTCCTGCGGCCGATCTTCTACGAGGGGGACCTCGTCGGGTTCTCGAGCCAGTGGGGGAACCTGATGGACGTCGGCGGGAAGACGCCGGGGAGCATCCCGATCGACGCCTCGACGATCTTCGAGGAGGGCGTCCGCCTCCCGCCGACGAAGCTCTACAGGGAGGGCGTCTTCGACGAGGGGGTGCTGGAGACGTTCAAGCACAACACTCGCCTGCCCGCCCACGCAGAGGCGGACATCAAGGCGCTCGCGGCGGGCACCGCGACCGCCGAGGCGCGCATCCAGGAACTCTGTGCGCGCTTCGGGAGGGACACCTACCTGGAGGCCTGCGACGCCATCCTCGATCGCACGCGCGAGGGCGTCACCCGACTCATCCGCGACCTGCTCCCGGAGGGCGAGACGTTCGTCTTCGAGGACTACGCGGACGACGACGGACGGGGTCACGGCCCGATCAAGCTCCACATGGAGCTGTACCGGGAGGGCGACGAACTGTTCGTCGACTGGACCGGCACGGACGAGCAGGTGCCGGGGACGGTGAACTTCCTCCTAAACGAGAACATGTTCAAGATGTTCGTCGGGGTGTTTCTCATCATGGCGTTCGACCCGCAGTTGACGTTCAACGACGGGTTCTACGACCGGATCAACGTGGAGATCCCCGAGGGCACGGTGCTGAAGCCGGAGTTCCCGGCGGCGCTCGGTAACCGCCTCACGCTCATGGCGCGGCACTTCGACATCCTCCAGGCGGTGTTCTCCGACGCGCTCGGCGAGCAGTTCTCCGTCGCGGGGAGCTACGGCACCAGCCCGAACCTCGTCTACGCGGGGACCGACTCGGATGGCAACGACTTCCAGCTGCTCGAGATCCTCTACGGGGGCATCCCGGCCCGCCCCGGCGGGGACGGCCTCGACGGCCACTCCTGGTGGCCGCTGTTCAAGACCGTCCCCGTCGAGTACCAGGAGGCGTACTACCCCCTCACCGTCGAGGAGTACAGCGCCCGCGCGGACACCGGCGGGGCCGGCGAGTTCCGCGGGGGCCACGGCGTCAGGAAGGTGTACACCTTCGAGGAGGACGGCGCGATCACGTTCCAGGACGACCGCGCGGTCACCTACCCCTACGGCGTCGACGGGGGGAGCCACGCCCAGCCGTCGCGAAAGCGCCTGCTCCGCACCGACGGGACCGAGGAGGAACTCCCCTCCAAGGTGGAGAACGTCGCCGTGCGGGCGGGCGACAGGCTCGTCTTCGAGACGGCGGGCGGCGGCGGCCTCGGCGACCCGCTCGGGCGCGATCCCGACCTCGTCGCCCGGGAGGTCGAACGCGGGCTGATCAGCGCGGACGCCGCCCGCGAGGAGTACGGCGTCGTGGTGGAGGACGGCCGCCCGGTCGCCGACGAGACCGAGTCCCTCCGCGCCCGCCTGCGCGGCGAGCGCGAGGAACTCCCGCAGTTCGACTTCGGTCCGCTTCCCGACGAGGAGACGCTGGCCGAACAGATCGCGGAGGAGCGACGGGCGTTCGACGCCCGCCGCGAGTGA
- a CDS encoding hydantoinase/oxoprolinase family protein, whose translation MTYNLGVDVGGTFTDVLVFDEDTRALTIDKVLSTPENPSRGVLSGVEAAMGKADARMDELGLLFHGTTVVTNMLLEETGARVGLLTTRGHEQILHLARAWTPGPLYGWMAMEKPEPLADLVDTRGIDARVSAPDGEVAKPVDPDEVCAAAADLVDSGVEALTVALLNSYLDPAQEREVRDVIEAEHPDLPVSISSEIVTEYGEYERTLTTVINDYARPQVIRYLDDLDAELRESGSSAALNVVRSDGGIMSTDAAKRRPVELALSGPSGGVVGAATIAERKGVPNVLTLDMGGTSTDVSLVEDGQPSTTRQTKVGYREFKSRAVDVNTVGAGGGSIARVQINGSLVVGPDSAGADPGPACYGRGGTDPTVTDANVVLGRIPPSVKLGGDLELDREAARTAIEGVAEERGSTVEEAAQAILDLVNENMYGALRVVSVERGYDPREFGLVAFGGAGPMHANALADLIGSYPLIVPPAPGVMSAFGFLTSDIQNEFSETYLRTERDVDGRDLRDALETLETEAADWLRSEGVEEEDHRFDYFADCRYFRQDIQMSIPVDTDDLVNGSGIEGLKAAFEARHERQFDFSLDAPLEIATLRVIGRGTIEGVDLEAREVGGEDPSGARTDAHEVYFDDEYHDAPVYDRGALAPGNVIDGPAIVVEDDSTVVLQPDHVATVDRFESLEITRGEER comes from the coding sequence ATGACTTACAATCTCGGTGTCGACGTAGGCGGCACCTTCACCGACGTGCTCGTCTTCGACGAGGACACGCGGGCGCTCACCATCGACAAGGTGCTCTCGACGCCCGAGAACCCCTCGAGGGGGGTTCTCAGCGGCGTCGAGGCGGCGATGGGGAAGGCGGACGCCCGCATGGACGAACTCGGCCTCCTCTTCCACGGGACGACCGTCGTCACGAACATGCTGCTCGAGGAGACCGGCGCGCGCGTCGGCCTGCTCACGACGCGGGGCCACGAACAGATCCTCCACCTCGCGCGCGCCTGGACGCCCGGTCCGCTCTACGGCTGGATGGCGATGGAGAAGCCGGAACCGCTCGCCGACCTCGTCGACACGCGCGGCATAGACGCCCGGGTGAGCGCGCCCGACGGCGAGGTCGCGAAACCGGTCGACCCCGACGAGGTGTGTGCGGCCGCGGCCGACCTCGTCGATTCCGGCGTCGAGGCGCTCACCGTCGCCCTGCTCAACTCCTATCTCGACCCCGCACAGGAGCGCGAGGTGCGGGACGTGATCGAGGCCGAGCACCCCGACCTCCCCGTCTCGATCTCCTCGGAGATCGTCACGGAGTACGGCGAGTACGAGCGCACCCTCACGACGGTGATCAACGACTACGCCCGCCCGCAGGTGATCCGCTACCTCGACGACCTCGACGCGGAACTCAGGGAGTCCGGATCTTCCGCCGCGCTGAACGTGGTCCGCTCCGACGGCGGGATCATGTCCACCGACGCGGCCAAGCGCCGCCCCGTGGAACTCGCGCTCTCCGGGCCGAGCGGTGGCGTCGTCGGGGCCGCGACGATCGCGGAGCGCAAGGGCGTCCCGAACGTCCTCACCCTCGACATGGGCGGCACCTCCACCGACGTGAGCCTCGTCGAGGACGGTCAGCCCTCGACGACGCGCCAGACCAAGGTCGGCTACCGCGAGTTCAAGTCGCGGGCCGTCGACGTCAACACGGTCGGGGCGGGCGGCGGCTCGATCGCCCGCGTCCAGATCAACGGCTCGCTCGTCGTCGGCCCCGACAGCGCCGGGGCGGACCCCGGCCCGGCCTGCTACGGGCGTGGCGGCACCGATCCGACCGTCACGGACGCGAACGTCGTCCTCGGGCGCATCCCGCCGTCGGTGAAACTGGGCGGCGACCTCGAACTCGACCGCGAGGCGGCCCGGACTGCTATCGAGGGCGTCGCCGAGGAGCGCGGCTCGACCGTCGAGGAGGCCGCGCAGGCGATCCTCGACCTCGTCAACGAGAACATGTACGGCGCGCTGCGCGTGGTGAGCGTCGAGCGCGGGTACGACCCCCGCGAGTTCGGCCTCGTCGCCTTCGGCGGCGCGGGACCGATGCACGCCAACGCGCTCGCGGACCTCATCGGTTCCTACCCGCTGATCGTCCCGCCCGCCCCGGGGGTCATGTCCGCGTTCGGCTTCCTCACGAGCGACATCCAGAACGAGTTCTCGGAGACGTACCTCAGGACCGAACGCGACGTGGACGGTCGGGACCTGCGTGACGCGCTCGAAACCCTCGAGACCGAGGCCGCCGACTGGCTCCGCTCGGAGGGCGTCGAGGAGGAGGACCACCGCTTCGACTACTTCGCCGACTGCCGGTACTTCCGCCAGGACATCCAGATGTCCATCCCCGTCGACACCGACGACCTCGTGAACGGCTCGGGGATCGAGGGGCTGAAGGCGGCGTTCGAGGCGCGCCACGAGCGGCAGTTCGACTTCTCGCTCGACGCGCCGCTCGAGATCGCCACCCTCCGGGTCATCGGCCGCGGCACGATCGAGGGGGTGGACCTCGAGGCCCGCGAGGTCGGCGGCGAGGACCCCTCGGGGGCGCGGACCGACGCCCACGAGGTGTACTTCGATGACGAGTACCACGACGCGCCGGTCTACGACCGGGGGGCGCTCGCGCCGGGGAACGTGATCGACGGCCCGGCGATCGTCGTCGAGGACGACTCGACGGTGGTGCTACAGCCGGACCACGTCGCGACGGTGGATCGCTTCGAATCGCTGGAGATCACCCGAGGTGAGGAACGATGA
- a CDS encoding DUF2334 domain-containing protein, protein MDDDIRPSWGGWSPRRAFAWTLVAGLLVATLAGFAIGGRTPEAAGLFGAEGGDDGAPVERDGSTGHAAATWNEYDAVVVFRNDDIQPYYRRETMRAVDEIFVEEDVPVTLGVIPTTADGEPITRSPLCSYLRENERAHPELFEVALHGYTHERRTGFHGGSEFGGLDPARQRDLVARGTETLTDCVGERPTTFVPPMDTYDEGTVEALAAANYAVVSGGGWFAAEYYGETDAFERGGLLHVPNDGGFVADWTANEFHDAATLERRFDRAVEDGVYVQMLHYQDFTTPERRERLRAFIRYVKDSGDVRFMTLGELGERVENGTLRRTDGGWEVYEREGAAGPSARSS, encoded by the coding sequence GTGGACGACGACATACGCCCGAGCTGGGGCGGGTGGTCGCCCCGACGGGCGTTCGCGTGGACGCTCGTCGCGGGACTCCTGGTCGCCACGCTGGCCGGATTCGCTATCGGCGGGCGGACGCCGGAGGCGGCGGGACTGTTCGGGGCGGAGGGTGGCGACGACGGCGCGCCGGTCGAACGGGACGGCTCGACCGGCCACGCGGCGGCGACCTGGAACGAGTACGACGCCGTCGTCGTGTTCCGGAACGACGACATACAGCCGTACTACCGACGGGAGACGATGCGCGCCGTCGACGAGATCTTCGTCGAGGAGGACGTTCCCGTCACGCTGGGTGTGATTCCGACGACGGCCGACGGGGAGCCGATCACCCGGAGCCCGCTCTGTTCGTACCTCCGCGAGAACGAGCGCGCACACCCGGAACTCTTCGAGGTCGCGCTCCACGGGTACACGCACGAACGCCGGACGGGGTTCCACGGCGGCAGCGAGTTCGGGGGGCTCGACCCGGCCCGGCAGCGCGACCTCGTCGCGCGCGGGACCGAGACGCTGACCGACTGCGTCGGCGAGCGACCGACGACGTTCGTCCCGCCGATGGACACCTACGACGAGGGGACCGTCGAGGCGCTGGCGGCGGCGAACTACGCCGTCGTCTCCGGCGGCGGCTGGTTCGCCGCGGAGTACTACGGCGAGACGGACGCGTTCGAGCGCGGCGGTCTGCTCCACGTCCCGAACGACGGCGGGTTCGTCGCCGACTGGACGGCGAACGAGTTCCACGACGCCGCGACCCTCGAACGGCGATTCGACCGCGCGGTCGAGGACGGGGTGTACGTCCAGATGCTCCACTACCAGGACTTCACCACGCCCGAGCGCCGCGAGCGGCTCCGCGCGTTCATCCGGTACGTGAAGGACTCGGGCGACGTCCGGTTCATGACGCTCGGCGAACTCGGCGAGCGCGTCGAGAACGGGACGCTCCGCCGCACCGACGGGGGGTGGGAGGTGTACGAGCGCGAGGGGGCGGCCGGGCCGTCAGCGCGCTCGTCGTGA